GGGTTAGGTTGGTTAGTTTGAGTTAGTTTTTGAATTTAGTTTGAATGGCTTAATTCAAACTAAATTCCACCCAATTTCAAACAAAAGACAACAAATacaaattgaattcaaataaataaagtagatccaaaaaaaaattcaaataacTCCAAATGAACCACGCTAGCATTAGGGTCCTCATGTTAAATTGTttttaatttactaggaatttaGAGGGAATTTAGAAGGCAAACTTATATTATTCTAGCTAATAACACAatcacacaaaaagtttttgaaaactcaTATTTTTGGAGAATTTAACATTCCGTGAAATTTACGGGATGTTACACCTgtccccccagactatataagggcgggcagggacccctccaaaacattgaacaacacctaagacaatacaaaccaccacacaagacgtagggtattacgctccggcggcctgaacttgtctaaatctttgtatttcttacacCATTgcattctgatctcggcgagtccctgcctacaatcaatctcTTTGGGGTATACCTCGAATAACTTGGCGATTAAACACCGACAGTTAAGGGCCTGATTGGTTGGCTGCATGCAGCTTAACCAGGCCCGGTGGATGCAGACTCTGCGTGTTTGGTTTCCTGATCCACTCCTTCGACCAGGTTGCGCGCATGCAAAAGGCTGCTCTCAGCCAGGCTCCGGGGGAACGAGAGAATCGACCGTTTCCCTGGAGCCAGGCTCCGATGGTGCAAGCGCGAGGGCATGTGAGTGTGCATGGAAGAACGTGCAGACATAGAAATTCACTTTTGCATTGGATGTGCAGGCAGCCAAACAATGTCTAAACCAAGTCTGTATATAGGCGTACGCAAACCAATCAAGCACCTCTCGCACCCGGCGAGCCTGGCCACAGCGGGCCTGCTCGCAGCATGCGAGCCAGGCTGTGGCTATACGCAAACCAATCAGGCCCTAAGCCTGGCAGCGGAAGCCGCGTCGGAGCCCGAGGAGGCAGAAGATGGCGGGGCAGCTACGGCGGAGGCGCTTCTACAACGCGTCCCTCCCCCTCGCATACGGAGGGAATAGAACCCCCGGCTGCCCTCCCCTACGCGCCGCAAGTGTCTGCCTGGACCACAGTGACACAGCCGGTCCCATCATTGGCTTCCTGGCTCACTGCACTACCGCAGCATCCACACACACATTTCTTTGCTCAAGCAGCTGAGTAGCAGACGTCACGAGCTCAATTCATCTGCTCCCTCCGTCCAAAAAATGCAACTCTATTTACTAaaattttgataaaaatttATTCAGAACAGTATTAGCATTTAGgttataaaataaatatcacTAGATTGATCATATAATATACTTTTATACTAAATCTATTTATGGTATATATGttggtaatttttttataaatttggtcaaacttaaaatTATTTGACTTTTCGGAAAGTGACAGCTGCATTGTTTTAAGGACGGAGGGAGAGTATTATGGCCGTATTTagttctttttgcaaaaaaaaaattttaaagaatcttaccaatttgagtactaaatgaaacctatttacaaaactttttgcacagatggattgtaaatcgcgagatgaatctaatgatgctaattaatccatagttaattaataattagtggatagttactgtagcaccactattgcaaatcatggattaagtagactcattagattcgtctcgcgatttacagcccatcaatgcaaaaagttttgtaaatagacttcatttagtacttcaaattagtaagattttttcgcaaaattttgcatttttgtgtttttgcgtTTAGGGGTGGTAGAACTTCAAACTTGGTGGGGTCGATCGGGACTGTCGTGTCATTGACCGTCTATGGCGATATGTACTACCACGTATGGATGCAAGCGGGGCGGGTGGCGGCTGCCCGCCCCACGTCCGCATGCGCCGCAAACTCTCCCGCGGGCAGCTGCGGCGGCCCGCATAGCACCGCAAGTTTTTGCGGGCTTTGCGGCAGCCCGCGTAGGCCGCGTCACCTCGAGAACACTGTCCGCACTATCAAGCTAGCAGAGCTGACGTTTCCAGATTTTGCAACTAATGTGTAACAAGTCAATAACAACTATATGTTCCAGATTTTGCAACACCATAAATCGAAATCCAAATATGTGTTACAACTATACTTCAGGATCCGATGATGACATCGGCGAGTGCTCGAAAAGACTAAAATGGATTACATTACAGAACCACACTAATCTATTAGCACTGTACTTGGAATCACTTTTTCTCCTCATTTTTTCTTCTACGTGGCTTAGCAATCCTGCTGCTGCAGCTTCTTCGATTGCAGTCTAACATCTACCTGCATTCTCaaaaaagaacacatcattagtGAATTGAAGGAAAAGGTAGTTGTACTTAATAATGGGATCAAATAGTTAGAAATTAATGCAAGTAAAAGATCTAGGGCACCAAAATATGCAGGTAAAGATTTGCCTAGTTTTGTATTGTGCAAATCTGATGACACTAAATGAAATACCATTTTGAAATACCATCTTCAACTAGGCTGCTCTTTCAAGGCTCCTGTTCTTGTGATCTGAAGAAATGCGGTCCAAATGACTCCCTACTACTGCAAATCAATGATCAGCAAACTGGAAGCGAAAATGAGCCCAGTTGGAATACAAGTTTAGGCAACTCCTTGTTCACTAAAGAAAAAGTAAACTGCATGCAAGTTAACTGCTATCAAAACTGTCCACTACATCCAATTTATTTGAAGGCATAGGCAGTTACTAGCCATTCACTGCATGATGTAAAAAGGTTTTCCATACCCAACTGGTAGTTGATACATGCTCAAACCTTCAGTAGCTCTAATTAACTAGCACAAAATCTTTTACTGAAATGTGAAACTTGGTCACAAAGATGTAGTCAAGATGGTTAATTAACAAAGTTTTCAGTACGGAtggtgcattgcttggatttATTTCTCAGGGTGCACACCTTTTAAGTGGAAAGATTACAGTTTGTAGTCTACTGAAAAGCAATTAAGACAGAAAGATCACCTCAGTTCAAGAATGCAAGCCTTATTTCCCAAAAGCTCTGTGTAAGAGAATTATTGTTGGGCGAGCTAGTTATCTCCGGCCAGTGATCAAGCACATTTGTTTAGGAACATGCATGGACAAGTCAGTATAGTTAGGAATATGAGATTAAGAAGATCTAGGAAGTTGCTGTGCCTGATGTCCAGCTGTGGGAATGGTGGCAGCAGGGGAGGAGccctgatgtgcaggtcggagcaCCTTTGCCCTCTTGCCAAACTCAGAGCTGACCTTTCGTTTTTTCCCTGTTGTCTAGATTCCTCCCTGTTCTTGACGATGGGGTTCAGGGACCTGGGAAGGGATGGGTGCTGCAACGAAGGTAGGAGTAGTAGGGCCAGGGGAAGCAGCAAGGAGGCCTGGAACCATTCTTTGCGATGGCACACGAGCGGACGGAGACACCATGGATACGCCTCCTACACAGATACCAATAGATCTTGCGCGCGCTGAGCcgctgaggaagaagaaaatggaACAGAACAAATCAAGAATCGTCATGCTCCCTGAGAGTGCCCGCACCATCTCCCGAAGAAAAAATGACCGAGGCGAGGGAGTAAGTATTCCTTACCAACAAATCGAGACGGATCCGGTGCTCGAGTCGCCGCTGGAGTGGACGCTCCGGTGGGTTGGTGGGGGGTGGTGCCGGCGTCGGCGGAGACGGAGCGGAGACGAAGACGAAGAGGTGCCGGCGGCTTCGGAGGCGGAGCGGAGTGGCGCCGGCGGCTTcggagccgccggccggcggagTGGATCGAggggagattttttttttagggTAGGATCGAGGGGAGATGCCGGATGCGAGCCTTTGGTTTTGCGAGCTACGCGGCGCCGCTGGGCATCGCGGCCAGGCCGCGAAGCGCCACTTCAGCTCTGCGGGCCCATTGGCGGCGTTACGCGGGTATGCGGCGCGGGTCAGCCCAGCGGACTTGTGGCAGAACCCGCCCCGCTTGCATCCCGACCGGCAGCCAGATCGACAAGCAAATCAACCACACGAAGCAGACATGCAGTGATGCACTCACCTACAAAGCGATATATCTTCCCCTTGATTTATGTACAATATATACATTTAAATAAAAATTGCTCTATTTCATGAACTAATTgttcaaattaaattttaatTGTATCATTATTATATTTATTACGACAATATCTTCAAAACTAGAACGCGCTTAATTATGCTTAGATGAAATATttctaaattattttttattcatcTTGGACAATTTATGTGCCTGGAATATTTTTATCTATttggattattttattttattctagAACAACTTGTGTCTCTAGAATATTTTTATCTCTAGATTTCATCTCGGTTATATTTAAATGAAATATTTCTAAATTATTTTATATTCATCCTGGAGCAATATCTATCTCTGAAATATTTTTATCTATTTggaatattttatttattctggAACAACTTGTGTCTCCAGAATATCTTTATCTCTGGGTTTTATTTTCGGCGGACTTGTGCGATAGTCTAGAATACTTTTATCTCTGGGTTTTATTTTCAGCGGACTTGTGCGATCACACGGCGGATTTGTACGATAATACTGCATCCAGTTAGACGCATCCCAGAAAACAACTAGACTATATTGTTTGGAGacgaagaaaaaaattaattgtagCGTTGAGTGCGTGCTTGTGGATGAGGTTTCTTGGTATTTTCCATAATAGTTTCTGTTTTTCTTGTACGGGAACAACATCTttcatctttttttaaaaaaaaaatcttacgaAAGTGAGGCCCAAGATCTTTATAATCGAGGCGCCTAGTCCCAGACCGGACCCGAACTTGCGTGTTTGATAGGTTGGCATGTGAGCTCAGATGCGCTCCCGGGAGGTCAGTCTAGTGTTTGGCTCCACTTTTGTCTTCCCGGTCCGGTTTGCGGGGGCCAAAAGCACCCCCTCTGTCTGGCTGCTCGCATACGCGAGAAATCGGGACGTGTTTGGAACGGTGGCTATGGCCAGCCCGGTTCAGCGACCAGGCCGTTGCCAGCCAGAGCCCAGTGGCAACGGGCCACCCATCCTTGTTTGGCGCAGTGGCCCAACCCGGTCTAGGCGTCCTCAAGTGTTGTTTGGGTAGCACTTGGAAGCCGGGCTGACAGCACAACCACCACCAACTGCCAGTTCGGGGTGGTGTTTGGCGCCGAGCCAGGTTGGGCAACCACACCAATTCTCACACAACAACACATTGCCATTGCCATGAACAAATATAATCAAACAATAGCACAATGTTTATATATGAAATCAATGATGATGAGTACAATACCACAAGTACTTGTGGACAGATTTCCACAATGTTTATATATAAAATCAATGATGACAAGTACAATAGCACAATGTCTATATATGGAATAAAACATCATTTGTAACAGATTCATATCATTTAttagtaagagcatctccaagagttggGCATTTCTACCAAATTTTTCACGGTCACAATTCACAGTCACAATATCAAGATTCACGATCACAATTCACAGTCACAATACCAAGATTCACAGTCACAATACCATAGTTCACAGTCACAATAATTTTCACGTCACAATTCACAGTCACAATACTATGATTTACAGTCACAATAATTTTCACATAATCACAATACCAAAATTCAGTCACAGTAGAAATGGCGCGAGAAATTTCACCATTCCCGCCCGAGCCCGCGCGAGCCACCGCGGGGAGCCGAGCCCCCCAGCTACGCCGAGGGCGTGTTTGATAGGGCTGGCCAGGCGAGGGAAgctgcttgccgccgccgtgctggccATGTGTCAGAGGTGGCTCGAATCAAATTACGCCGTGGCGTTGTTCGTCCGTGCACGATGCCAGAGATGATTTGGAGCAAGACATAAGAGCAAGGCCAATAAGCTTGGCTATAAGCCAAGTCTATGTCATTTTAAGACAACCTAAGAGACAAGCGATACAACAGCTTGGTCAAGCTGTTAACTTGACATACTCATGTATTTAAATAGGCCTACTTTTTACACTCATTCCTACGCTCTCGGCGTGGTGGGTagcaggaggtggtggtggggccCCAAAATAGTGCAAGCGCTCGGCGCGAAAGTATGCGACAAGCGCAGCCAGGTTGTTCATTTCTCTCTCTGCCACATGTGTGAACACTGAGGTGGCTTGGCTACAAGCCAAGCTGAAATCGTTTATTGTACCTGCTCTAAGGCTGAACTCACTAGTGGGAGTGGGAGGGAGGCTAAGGCTGAACTCACTAGTGGGAGTGGGAGGGAAGCTGACGTGGACGTTCTTTTCACTGTTTTGTACTGTAGCATGTACTATTTACAGTGTGGAGTTTGAAATGAGAGATGGAATGGGTAGGCTGGTGAGTTCAGCCTAAGAGCGAGCGAACTCGGAGCACTAGTCCTGCTGTGTGGGAGTATTCACATCACAGGGGAAGCAAGCAAAGCTGAAGAGCAACATGGCCTACCTAAACCTGGCTGCCTAAACGACCAAGGCTTTACACTTTTCACAGCCTTGTTATTCCTCCATTCACGCACGCCCACCACCTCGTTTGCTGGTTACTCCCACAAGTCAGGCGCACCCAACAGACGCTGCGActacccgcccgcccgcccggtcGGAGACCTTCTCCGTCACCGTCCGCCactccgccgctgccacctgCCCAGGCAATTCGCGAGGGCAGGTGGCGACGGAACGGAGCACGCACGCGACGGCAGAGGAAACGACGACGACCGCCGTGGCGCCATCGCTCAGTAGCCGCTGTTCACGGGGAACacgtccggcggcggctgcaggtactcgccgccgaagccgacgtcctcgacgccggcgccgtAGAACCCCGCGCCcaggtccgcggcggcggggccggcggcggcggcgccgcgctccccctagggcgccgcggcggcgaacccgacggcgccgccgcagtcgctcccgccgcctgccgccgtggaggagacgaggcggcgCATCACCTGCGGGTCCCCGCGCGACCTTGAGGAGGAACGCGAGCATCTGCTTGGCCCGGCGCTCCGTCTCCTGCACGCGGCGCGACATGGCGGCCACCTGGTCCTCGATGGCCCGCTGCTCCCGCCTCAGCCGGACCACCTCCATGGCCACGGCGTCCtcgtccgccgcggcgccggcgttgGCGGCGCAGGAGCCGACGTCGTCCTTGCGCTTCCCGCCACCGCCCCGGCGCACTATCTGGGGCAGCAGGTGCGTATGCCCGCGCAGGAACGCGACGTGCGCGAACTCCCACCGGTCCGGATCCACCTTCCGGAAGCCCTGCGTACGACGACAGGTCGTCAGGTTGGCTGATGGATGGAATGAAGAAGAACacgggcaggcaggcaggcaaatCAATCGGTGTGGCTAGATTGGATGCGTACGTAGGTGTTGAGCTGGCGCACGAAGCTGGAGAAGTTGGAGTGCTTGAAGTGCGCGGGAAGCAGCGTCTGCGAGAAGGCGAAGGGGTCGGCGACGACGAAGCTGTTGCTGTCGCGGCCCCACGCGATGACGGCGTCCGTGGACGGGTCGTCCACCATGCGGTACGTCTTGGCCACGAACGgcgccaccccggccgccgcgtccACGCTCGCCATGGGCGGCGCGCCTGCTAGCTAGCTACGTCGTTGGACTGAATGGATGTATATATACTCGCCGCCGACGGTGTGGCTATATGCGGCAACGGCGGTGGGCGCGGAAAGGGTAAGGCGTGGAGGCGAGTGCCGCGTGCCGGAGCCTTGCCATCTCGGGCGACGAGGCGCGTGATATACTAGTGGGAGCAGCGGGGCCAGAGAGAGGGACAGCTGCCAAGTCAGGCCGGACGCGTGTCCCGGGCCCCGGAGCCTTCCGTGGCGCGTCCCGCAGCCACAAGTTCGCTGGCGCCAGGCTTGGACCCCCTGACCCCTCCTTCCGCTCCGGCTGATGCTTGACAGCCCCCCGCCGTGCTGCGGTGGCGTGATAGCGGGGGAGGAAAAGCGGTCGCGTCGGCCGCACGGGCATTGGATAAGCCGATaagaaatattaaaaaaaaagccGATAAGGGGACACGGGGACCAGCCTGGCAGCCTTTGTTATGGTACCTCAAGACTCAAGTTGCTCCCCTGCTGTGTAGCTCGGGGCACCATCCGTTTTCGACTtgaattttgaagaaaaaatggTGTGTATAGGAGAAAATAGAGAGATACTAATCATCTCGGCATTATCTATAGGACTCGGTTAATGTACGGCCGGCCGTACGGCCTGTGATTTTTTGGAAAGAAAATCCCCCCACGTGCCATCTTTCCTTTTCTAACAAATACTAGCTGGCACCAACTTGCCACACGACCTGTCTCACCTTCTGTTTTGCTGCTTTCAGACAATTCTAAAGATAATACTGGTAATTTAATTCACAATAAGAACAAAAAGCAATTTTTGTGTACATCGCAAACAAAGCTTTGAAAAGCTGTAAGCAAATATGAACATATACAAAAGTATTTTTTGCAATCTAATTTAAACATTCACAAAAACAAGTCTTCAGGCATCATCGTCtctcacaaaaataaaaaaatggaatTACTCCATCATCAAGGTTTTGTGTGAGCTTGCTTATATACCACCTAAGCACAAAAGCACCAAACAAAAGAATTGAATCAGCACAAAAATGCTCAACTAGAATTCAAAATGGTAGGCTAAAAATGAATTTTCACTTTCTAAAATTGCTTAGTCGGGCCAAAATGGcaaaaactcaccaaaatatGAGAAATCGCTAAAACCACAACAAAATATGCTGACTACAAGATAGAATATCTGGGCTCACCATTGCAACGAAAAATAGAACAAGATGAAAATAGCAAGATAGAATATCTAGGCTCACCATTTGCTAAAGTGAGGTCCTGATACAAGTAAATCCTCTAGATGGAGCCACATGATTAGTCTCTCTAAACACTAACTGCACAAGAATTAATATGAATTGAATCAATTTGCCAGTGTTTCAAAAATCATATacataaaaaacaaaaagattATGTCAGCTAAACAACACAGGAAGCAACTGCTGCTATATCCAGGAATAATACTTTGCCTACTAAATAAACTGAAGCACAATATTTTGCCTACTAAAATAAACTGAAGCATAATACTTTGCCTAGCTAATACACTACTTTGCCTATCTAAGAATAGAACTTTGCTAACTGATAATAGTACTTTACCTGACTGAGAATGGTACTTTGCTAACAAAGAATAACAAGTAGCTTACAgcttcccaaaaaaaaaacaagtagcTTACAGTTTACACTAATGACATGCCAAAAACATTGGTTGAAACTATATAGGATGGTGCacatgcaagatgtgatgcacTCTAATAAGAGTGAATGTTCAAAATATGAAGGGAAGTACACTGATTACAATTTCTTTCATCTTCGTATTGAGTATTCCGCAGAATATACTTTTATAAGCATAAAAAGGTGATGTGCTTATGTCCCCATGAACACCAAAGCTACAAGTAATGAATTCATGAAGTGTTGCCTATGAAAATGTATGACAGAACAGCTACCATTACAAAATATTTTCACAGCAGAGCAGAAAATAATGGTGCATACACTTGAATGCAGTTCTCTAAATATCAAAAAGTCATTCATTAATCATTATGAAATTGAAATATGCATCAGTGATCACCGATTCAAAACCGTGAAAGCTGCCGTGTTCCTGCTCCACTATCATCGCTACAACAGAACCAAAAATGTCCAAACCAAATATGTAGTAAAGGAAATTTAACAGGTGTCGAAACTAGCCTCCAGATTCAAACCGTGAGGAAGAATGAATCAGAGGGAAAATGAGAGTGACTGAATATTTATTTCTTGTATTAGCATTGCTGGCAGTTGCATGTTATCTATTTTCTAAAGGCAACAAAATTACTTAATGAAGTGTACTGTTATGCCTAGATAGAACAATAATATTGCTTATTGGGAATCAATATTATTGTCTCTGTAGAACAGTTTTATTGAGAATCAACATTAAAATGCCTATACGAGACTGAAAAAGATATAACCGACTCAATTAAAATGCTTATGAGTTCTACCAAAACTGCATACCTCTCTAACACAAAAAATCATATATTAAACTCAAAAAATACCTAATAGGAAAGTACCGAAAATGCTTCTACTATTTAACAATTATACCTATTGCAAAGTACTAAAATGCTTGTGGCGCTGTGAAAAAGAATGAGATAACCATTTCACATCCAGAAACTATGGAATGCACATCCATGAACTGAAAATACAGAAAATGCACAACACATATGGAATGCACAGCATAGGCTTGGCAGCCTAATTTGACACCCCTAATTTGATATGGTACTTTGCCTGATTAATATAGTATTATTGCCTATCTAGTATCATATTAATGCTTGGTTAACTGAAAAAAGTTGCTCAAGATGCAGTGTGGAAAATGTTTCGAAAAAACACTGCTAATCAGAGCACATGCTTCCAGCCAACATGCCCCCACCCCTGAACTAAATACAGAAAATGCGCAACACATATCGAATGCACCAGGCTCGACGGCCTAATTTGACACCCCTAAATTGAGATGGTACTTTGCCTGATTAATAGAGTATTATTGCCTACCTAGGATCATATTAATGCCTGGTTAACTGAAAAGAAATTGCTTAGCATGCAGTGTGGaaaatgttttaaaaaaaacactacTAATCATAGCACGTACTTTCCAGCAAGCACATATCCTCTGGTATGGGCTTCCATCCAACATCCCCCCACCTTGAACTGAATCCAAAATATGGACATTATATTTGAAATGCACAACGTTAACATAACCTCGACACCCTAATTTGAGAACCAAACTTGAGATGGTACTTTGCTTGATTAGTAGTGTATTATTGCCTATCTAGGATCGTATTAATGCCTGGTTAACTAAAAAAATTTGCTTAGTATGCAGTGTGGAAAATGTTTCAAAAAACACTACTAAAATATGCCTATGACATATAAAACTAAAAAAAGCATTCATAAAAAAGTTGATTAGAGGTGTAAAAAATAGCTAAACTGCATCTCCAAAAACTAGACAACTAAACACTTAGCCCATCTGCATAAATGTGTTTGTGGACAGCTAAATACTGAGCCCATCTGCATCTCCAAAAACTAGACAGCTAAACACGCATCCAGCTCTGTCTGCAGAAAAAAAGGACACACAACACATAGAGAAAAACAATAGGGTATGGTAGTGGGAGAGGTAGCTCACCTGTAAATTCCTGAGCACCCAAGGCATTACCTAGAATGATCCCCAGAGGCGTgtgtcagacctggggcagcaggactgctcaccaggacagaatattctagagtagggagtagtacATGGTTATCTcctacctcttttgtatctacccgaataggagtagaactagtcgacggtCTCGGGAGCTAGCCGAACCCCTCGGACTAGAATCCTAACAGAACGCGACTAGgacttccatgtaaccctgctccccagatcatataagggcgagcagagacccctccaaaacatcagaCAATACTAGAgggaatacaaacaaccacacaggacgtaaggtattacgctccggcggcctgaacctgcctaaatccttgtgttccttgcaccatcgcgttctgatctcgacgagtccctactcataaccactctacCTGGGGCATCCCTAGGTAACCCGACGGTTAAAACACCGACAACATGCTATTCTGGAAACTGTGAAACATCAAAACAGGGATAAGCACGTGAGGAAATCCTACTCCACATCCATCTCCAAAACACAAGTGCCACATGAAAAACACCCACAAAATCGAATCCCCCTAGCTTGGAGCACACGGAAAAAAAAGGATCACACAgacgagggaggaggggtgtTAGGAGAGAAGGCTCACCATGGCCGAGTAAAAAATGCTAAAATCCAGGGCACAAAAATGCTTAGCTAATATGATTAATTTGCTTGTTGGTACAGCCTCGATTCCTTTAGCCCCGAAGTAGCAGGAGCCGACGACGAGCTAAACTGAGAAAAAAAGAAGGATGGCAGATCATCAAAAAAAAACGGTAACTCAAACCTAAAGTGTATAATTTCAGGAATGAAAAATTCATATGTTACACACAAGAAGATGGAAGATCATCAGAAAGTACTCCTATCTAAGCCTCTTACATAGGATCAATTTTTTTCTAGACAAATCCATGGATTC
This window of the Panicum virgatum strain AP13 chromosome 1K, P.virgatum_v5, whole genome shotgun sequence genome carries:
- the LOC120652637 gene encoding heat stress transcription factor C-2a-like is translated as MASVDAAAGVAPFVAKTYRMVDDPSTDAVIAWGRDSNSFVVADPFAFSQTLLPAHFKHSNFSSFVRQLNTYGFRKVDPDRWEFAHVAFLRGHTHLLPQIVRRGGGGKRKDDVGSCAANAGAAADEDAVAMEVVRLRREQRAIEDQVAAMSRRVQETERRAKQMLAFLLKVARGPAGDAPPRLLHGGRRRERLRRRRRVRRRGALGVLSYKSAV